The genomic region TTGAGGCTATACGCACAAGCCTTTCTATCTCATGAGGGGTCAGCTCAAGGCTCGCGTTGAAGTGCTGCCCCTCCCTGTGGCAGAAGAAGCAGCGAAAGTTGCAGTCCTGGGTAAGCGAAATCCTCAGATTCGTTACTGGCCTGCCGAAGCGGTCGTAGAGCGTCATTCAACCACCGGGGTGATTAGTATTCCGGCTTAAAAAAAGGTTTTGGGTAAGTGTTTTTGTTTAACTAATTCCCATCGAAAACTACAAGTAGGGGGAGGCGCAAGATTAAGGCCAGGGGGTTTTCCGCATGAACGTTGAGGAGGTTAAGGCCCAACTTTCACACCTCGAGTCGCTTCACTCGGCTTTTGAGAGGCAGTTTCCAGCAATCTATGAGGAACGGGACGGAGAGGCTCTTCTGGAGAAGGTGAGGTCCCTGTACAACATGTCGAGGGAGAAGCTTGAGATAGCGTCATCTCTGTACCGCGAGATGGGGAGCTTTGGCGGTCACATGGAGGAGCAGGCGAAAGAACTGTACCGCAACGAGTACCAGATGAAGTTTCGCCTTGAGGAGATACTCTCTCTCCTGGTCAAAGAGCACGATTACGACACCAGGATAAAGCTCTCGACGGCCCTGGACCGGCTCGTCCAGTTCCACAGGGTTTACGACTACGCGGTTAGAAAGGCACTGGGCGAGATGCTCCGGGAGGTCGAGGGGCTGAGCCTTTTGGCGGGGGGCGAAAAGGAGAAAAAGGTACCCGTTGGTATAATGGAGGAACTCAGAAAAATTAAGAAACTTGAGGCCGAGCTTGAAATCTTAAAGGTTTTCCTGCTCAGGCTTTACACTCATCCGGGGGACGTGCACAAGGTAGAAGAGGCTCTGAGGGACTGGCACTCAAGGGGGACTGCTCTGGGTCGAGGCGAGAAACGTTGAGAAACTCAGCGGCGTTGAGGGGGTTGAGGATATACTTGAAGGGCTCACGCTCATTGGAGTGGTGGAAAAGAAGATGAGGGGTGGTGAAGGTGTCTACAGACACAGGAGTTTCAGTTCGGGTTAGGGGCATCTACTCAACGGCCCTTACAAAGCTCTTCCTCGACAGGGGCTTCGGAATCTCGCAGCCCAGCAACAGGATCGTCGAGAGACTTGGGCTTGAAAAGACCTACGACGAGTTCGATGTTGATGTTTACGACAAGAAGGACCACCACGGAGTAGTTCTCGTTGGAACGAAGGTTGAGGAGGTTAAGGCTGCCCTTGAGGATGAACTCATAGACGTTTTCTTTAGGAGGCTCCCGTACCAGCTCTACGGGATTTACAAGGGAATGGTCGTCAAGAGGGACGAGCGCTACGTCTACATAGACATTGGGAGCGCCATCGGAACAGTGCAGAGAAGCGAACTGCCGCGCGCGATGGAGGGTGACGAGGTTCTCGTTCAGGTTAAGAAGCACAACCTCCTTCCCCAGCTGAGCGTCACCTTAACGATTCCAGGGGACTATGCAGTTCTGATTCCCAAGCCCATAGGCGCGCAGAGGCACGTCAAGATATCCAGAAAGATAAGGGAACAGAGCGAGCGCGAGCGGTTGCGCATCCTAGGCCTAAGCATAGACCTGGGAGAATGGGGAATCCTCTGGAGAACGGCCGCAGCTTATAAAGACTGGAACACCCTCCGTGATGAGATAATAAACCTCTCCAAGCTTGCCGACCGGCTCAAGAAGGCTGATTCATACACGGCTCCCTCACTCATCATCGAGGGGAGGAACATCTACGAGGTCGAGTTTGGCGGAGGGGCCAAAAGAAAGCTCGATGAGATCAGGAACAAGGTCGTGCCAACCGTTGAGGGCCACCACCAGCTGAAGGCCTACGATCCCGAGCTGAGCTTCGCTGTGGACATAGCGGAGGGAATTCTCTCAAAGGTTCCCGCCCAGAGAGAGAAGGTAAAGACCGGCTTCTGGGAGGCTCTCATAACCAACAAGGGGCCGAAGAAGGGCTGGCTCTTCAGCCTTGAGCACTACAAGCCCGACGGGCAGAGGATAAAGATAGGGCCCGGTGAGATACTTGAGGTCTCGATGAACCCGCTGAAGATAACCTTCAAGCGCCACCTGAAGCCAGGGAAGTTCTACGACGGGCTGGACATACCCATAGAGTTCGGTGATTACGTCATAACGGAGATAGAGGCCGGAAAGTGGTGGTTCGTGCACCGCTACTACGACCGCAACGGCAACCTCAAGGGCGAGTACTACAACATCAACACGCCGGTGGAGATATACCCCGACAGGGCACGCTACATAGACCTTGAAGTGGACATCGTTAAATGGCCGGACGGCAAAAAGGAGATAATAGACAAGGAGAAGCTGACCGAGCACTACGAGGAGGGCATAATTACCGAGAAGCTCTACCGCTCTGTCCTCAGAATAGTCCAGGAGGTTTACGAGAGGGTTTGAGGCAGGGTTTTGATGCCCAGCTTTTCCGCTTCTTTTTTCAGTCTCTTATCGTACGTGGCGAGCTTTTTAAAATCCTCCGCTGTGGCAAGGATTACCATGTCGTTAAAGCGTTTTGGGTTCTTGGTCAGTTCCAGCGCGCGTTTTGTGTATTTACCGCCGTCACCGATTACCTTCGTCCTCGGACTGTTTAGGATTGAGGAGATGACCTCCATTATTTCCTCACTTTTATAACCTTCCTCCCTGAAGAACCAGTAGAGTTCGTAAAGGACTATGCTGGGGACAACCCATCTCTCCAGCCCGGCCAGCAGTTTCCTCGCTTCTCCGTTGAACTCGGAATCTTTGAGAACCGCGTACACGAAGACGTTGGTGTCTATCACCGTCATTCCTCTTCACCCTGCCCCCTTCTTATGGCCTCTTCGATGTCTTCCACCTTCAACCCCTTTCCTCCCGGAAGAAGGGGAAGCTCAAGTTCACTTTTTTTGAGCACTACCTTTCCGTCTTCAACATCGACCACTAGAACGTCCCCTACCCTAATCCCCAGCTTCTTCCTAACATCGCTTGGTATAGTAATCTGATAGTTTCTAGTTACTTTTGTGAGCCCCATAGTCTCACCAAATATAGTTGGAACGTGGCGATAAAAAGTTTTCTGGAAACTTTCAATCTCAATTTTTAGCACTTATTGAAGCGGACGATTGAACTCGTAAGGGAGCTTGAGAAAATAGATCCGAAGTTTTGATTTTCTTTTCCGCAACCCTTAAATATTA from Thermococcus sp. MAR1 harbors:
- a CDS encoding ribonuclease E/G, whose protein sequence is MSTDTGVSVRVRGIYSTALTKLFLDRGFGISQPSNRIVERLGLEKTYDEFDVDVYDKKDHHGVVLVGTKVEEVKAALEDELIDVFFRRLPYQLYGIYKGMVVKRDERYVYIDIGSAIGTVQRSELPRAMEGDEVLVQVKKHNLLPQLSVTLTIPGDYAVLIPKPIGAQRHVKISRKIREQSERERLRILGLSIDLGEWGILWRTAAAYKDWNTLRDEIINLSKLADRLKKADSYTAPSLIIEGRNIYEVEFGGGAKRKLDEIRNKVVPTVEGHHQLKAYDPELSFAVDIAEGILSKVPAQREKVKTGFWEALITNKGPKKGWLFSLEHYKPDGQRIKIGPGEILEVSMNPLKITFKRHLKPGKFYDGLDIPIEFGDYVITEIEAGKWWFVHRYYDRNGNLKGEYYNINTPVEIYPDRARYIDLEVDIVKWPDGKKEIIDKEKLTEHYEEGIITEKLYRSVLRIVQEVYERV
- a CDS encoding PIN domain-containing protein, with the protein product MTVIDTNVFVYAVLKDSEFNGEARKLLAGLERWVVPSIVLYELYWFFREEGYKSEEIMEVISSILNSPRTKVIGDGGKYTKRALELTKNPKRFNDMVILATAEDFKKLATYDKRLKKEAEKLGIKTLPQTLS
- a CDS encoding AbrB/MazE/SpoVT family DNA-binding domain-containing protein, which gives rise to MGLTKVTRNYQITIPSDVRKKLGIRVGDVLVVDVEDGKVVLKKSELELPLLPGGKGLKVEDIEEAIRRGQGEEE